In Coleofasciculus chthonoplastes PCC 7420, one DNA window encodes the following:
- a CDS encoding tetratricopeptide repeat protein, whose product MIKFSDRIPAALIGTAIVLVQPQFAVALTNLVVAQQPTVQNLINSARIKAEKGDYQGAIADYNQALQLSPNNAEVYYLRANAYYQLENYQGAIADFNQAIKINPDYAIAYYNRGLARSNLGDYQGAIADYTQAIQLNPDDAIAYNNRGLARSNLGDYEEAIADFAQAIQLNPDDATAYYNRGLARSDLGDYQGAIADYTQAIKINPDYADAYNNRGNARSNLEDYQGAIADYTQAIQLNPDDAKAYSNRGAARSDLEDYQGAIADFNQAIQINPDFAYAYNNRGVARSDLEDYQGAIADFNQAIQINPDYANAYYNRGNARSDLGDDQGAIADFNQAIQLNPDFAYAYYNRGNARSNLGDYEEAIADFAQAIQLNPDDATAYYNRGLARSDLGDDQGAIADYNQAIQINPDLAAAYNNRGLARSNLGDDQGALADYNQAIQINPDLAAAYNNRGLARSDLGDYQEAIADFNQAIKINPDDADAYYNRGNARSNLGDYQGAIADFTQAIKINPGDADAYYNRGNARSDLGDYQGAIADYNQAIKLNPDYAAAYGNRGLAYRDLGDKPKALEDFRQAATLFQQQGNTEGYQSIQQIIRQLEP is encoded by the coding sequence ATGATCAAGTTTTCCGATCGCATACCAGCCGCCCTCATCGGTACGGCGATTGTGTTGGTACAGCCTCAGTTTGCCGTCGCTTTGACGAATCTTGTTGTCGCCCAACAGCCGACAGTTCAAAACCTGATTAACTCGGCAAGAATCAAAGCAGAGAAAGGAGACTATCAGGGGGCTATTGCTGATTACAATCAAGCACTACAACTGAGTCCGAACAATGCAGAGGTTTACTATCTGCGGGCGAATGCTTACTATCAGCTAGAAAATTACCAAGGAGCGATCGCGGATTTTAATCAGGCGATTAAAATTAATCCTGATTATGCTATTGCCTACTACAACCGGGGTCTTGCTCGCTCTAACCTAGGAGACTACCAAGGAGCGATCGCGGATTACACTCAAGCGATTCAACTTAATCCTGATGATGCTATTGCCTACAACAACCGGGGTCTTGCTCGCTCTAACCTAGGAGACTACGAGGAAGCGATCGCGGATTTCGCTCAGGCGATTCAACTTAATCCTGATGATGCTACTGCCTACTACAACCGAGGTCTTGCCCGCTCTGACTTAGGAGACTACCAAGGAGCAATCGCCGATTACACTCAAGCCATTAAAATTAATCCTGACTATGCTGATGCCTACAACAACCGGGGTAATGCCCGCTCTAACCTAGAAGACTACCAAGGAGCGATCGCGGATTACACTCAAGCGATTCAACTTAATCCTGATGATGCTAAAGCCTACAGCAACCGGGGGGCTGCCCGCTCTGACCTAGAAGACTACCAAGGAGCGATCGCGGACTTCAATCAAGCGATTCAAATTAATCCTGACTTTGCCTATGCCTACAACAACCGGGGTGTTGCCCGCTCTGACCTAGAAGACTACCAAGGAGCGATCGCGGACTTCAATCAAGCGATTCAAATTAATCCAGACTATGCTAATGCCTACTACAACCGGGGTAATGCCCGCTCTGACCTAGGAGACGACCAAGGAGCGATCGCGGACTTCAATCAAGCGATTCAACTTAATCCAGACTTTGCCTATGCCTACTACAACCGGGGTAATGCCCGCTCTAACCTAGGAGACTACGAGGAAGCGATCGCGGATTTCGCTCAGGCGATTCAACTTAATCCTGATGATGCTACTGCCTACTACAACCGAGGTCTTGCCCGCTCTGACTTAGGAGACGACCAAGGAGCGATCGCGGATTATAATCAAGCCATTCAAATTAATCCTGATTTGGCTGCGGCCTACAACAACCGAGGTCTTGCCCGCTCTAACCTAGGAGACGACCAAGGAGCGCTCGCGGATTATAATCAAGCCATTCAAATTAATCCTGATTTGGCTGCGGCCTACAACAACCGAGGTCTTGCCCGCTCTGACTTAGGAGACTACCAAGAAGCGATCGCGGACTTCAATCAAGCGATTAAAATTAATCCTGATGATGCTGATGCCTACTACAACCGGGGTAATGCCCGCTCTAACCTAGGAGACTACCAAGGAGCAATCGCCGATTTCACTCAAGCGATTAAAATTAATCCTGGTGATGCTGATGCCTACTACAACCGGGGTAATGCCCGCTCTGACCTAGGAGACTACCAAGGAGCGATCGCCGATTACAATCAAGCCATTAAACTTAATCCTGATTATGCTGCTGCTTACGGCAACCGGGGTCTTGCCTATCGTGACTTAGGAGATAAACCAAAAGCCCTTGAGGATTTCCGCCAAGCTGCCACTCTTTTTCAGCAACAAGGTAACACAGAGGGTTATCAATCTATACAGCAAATAATTAGACAGCTTGAGCCGTAA
- a CDS encoding tetratricopeptide repeat protein gives MIKFPNHIPAALIGTAIVWVQPQFAVALTNLVVAQQPTVQNLINSARIKAEKGDYQGAIADLTQALQLSPNNAESYHRRANAYYQLENYQGAIADYNQAIQLNPDDVKAYYNRGITHSHLGDYQGAIADFNQAIQLNPDFAAAYYNRGLARFNLGDDQGAIADYNQAIKLNPDYAIAYNNRGVARSNLGDDQGAIADFNQAIQRNPDNANVYYNRGVAYLNLGDQPKALEDFRQAATLFQQQGNTEIYQYIQQIIRRLEP, from the coding sequence ATGATCAAGTTTCCCAATCACATACCAGCCGCCCTCATCGGTACAGCGATTGTGTGGGTACAGCCTCAGTTTGCCGTCGCTTTGACGAATCTTGTTGTCGCCCAACAGCCGACAGTTCAAAACCTGATTAACTCGGCAAGAATCAAAGCAGAGAAAGGAGACTATCAGGGGGCTATTGCTGATTTAACTCAAGCACTACAGCTAAGTCCCAACAATGCAGAGTCTTACCATCGACGGGCGAATGCTTACTATCAGCTAGAAAATTACCAAGGGGCGATCGCGGATTATAATCAAGCGATTCAACTTAATCCTGATGATGTTAAAGCCTACTACAACCGGGGTATTACCCATTCTCACCTAGGAGACTACCAAGGAGCGATCGCGGATTTCAATCAGGCGATTCAACTTAATCCTGATTTTGCTGCTGCCTACTACAACCGGGGTCTTGCCCGCTTTAACCTAGGAGACGACCAAGGAGCGATCGCGGATTATAATCAAGCGATTAAACTTAATCCTGATTATGCTATTGCCTACAACAACCGGGGTGTTGCTCGCTCTAACCTAGGAGACGACCAAGGAGCGATCGCGGATTTCAATCAAGCCATTCAACGTAATCCTGACAATGCTAATGTCTACTACAATCGGGGTGTTGCCTATCTTAACTTAGGAGATCAACCAAAAGCCCTTGAGGATTTTCGCCAAGCTGCCACTCTTTTTCAGCAACAAGGTAACACAGAGATTTATCAATATATACAGCAAATAATTAGACGGCTTGAGCCGTAA